Genomic DNA from Methanobacterium sp.:
AAATTTTTCTTTTTTTCATTCATCAAGAAAACAGAAAGTATTAAGTCAAGATAGTGAGCCTTATTGAAGCACTCCCACTATTTGGGGGATAAATCATATGAACAATTAATTTAGGTTTCAGTCCACCTTTTATGATTTAGCTCATATATTGGCAATTCTAATTTACTATAAATTCATCCGGGCACATTATTCTACATAAATTATATTGCCAGTTTCGTTTTGACGATTCTATGATTGGATTCCACTATTTTCAAATGCAAAAAAATGGGAATCAATTATTTACCGCGTAAAGATTCCAAAAGACCGGATGTCCTAGCGTAATGGAAGAGATAGAGTTGAACATAACCTGCCCAATCACCATAATTTTCCATTCCAAATTCTCTAACTTTTTGCGGTTTTAAATCATTTTTAGAAAAGTATAAAAATTCTATAATGCGTTTAATCCATACATCTGCTGGAAATGCTTGTTTCATACCAAATCCATAGAGAAGTATGCAGTCAGCTACTTTTGGGCCCACACCCGGGAGTTCCAATACTGTTTCGAAGGCTTTTTCATATTTCATTTTTGCCAGTTTTTTCAAATTAATGTCAGTTTGCACCATTTTTGCGGTATTAATAATGTATTTGGCTCTATAACCCACTCCACAAGCTTGTAAATTGTTTTTGAACATGAAATTTCCTGGAATTTCACCTTCATATCGTTGTATCTCTTCTAAATCATGTTCTGGCACATTACTAAGTATTTCTGGGGTGGGGAATGTGTGGAAATTACCAGAGCTAAAATGGTATGAATCCCCCCATTTTTGTTTAATATTTTGAATTGAACGTGTCCATCGTAATATTGAGCAATTAGCTGATGATATTGAGGATATGACACATTCAAAGGGGTTTTTAGCCTTAAATATCCGTAAGCCACGGCAGTGGTCAACAGTGGGGGAAAGTTTAGGATCTTCACTTAAAAAATCATATAATTTATCTAAATTATCATTAAGACTGAATATTTCTATTACCTTATTTTTTATAGCTTTTTGAGGGATACTATTAGGAGATTCAGCAATTATTTTCACAGCAATGTCCTGATCTTGGTCTTCATTGCCAATATTAACTAGACAAGGAGCACCATCAATTATTAAAATTTCTTGGAACTGTGAATTGTCTTTTTTCCATGGGGGCTGGCTTGTTTGACCGCTTTCCATGGTAAGGGGCAGATTGAAGGGGCCTTTGATTTTTTTTGAAGAGATGTAGAATTCTATCATAATTATTTAAGATATATGCAATTCGCAGTGTTACTATGGTGTGAACTTATTGGAAATATATTTTTTTTGTACCAATAAAATCTTAGATTTCAAAAAAAGGAAAGAAAAAAAATGAAGTGAATTAACTTTCAATAACTCCATCACGTATTTTCATCACTTTAGTGTCTTTAGTGGTCTCTAAGTCATGAGTAACCATAATTACTGTTGTGCCTTGTTCATTAACCTCATGTAAAATGTTTATAATATTTTTTGTAGCTTTACTGTCGAGATTTCCAGTTGGTTCGTCTGCTAAAATGAATTTAGGATTGTTAACCAGGGCTCGGGCAATGGCCACTCGTTGTCTTTCTCCACCGGAAAGTTTAGCAGGAAGGTAGTTCATTCGGGGTGTGAGGCCCACAATATCCACACATTCTTCAGCTCTTTGAATTCTGGAAGATTTATCCAGATTTTTGTTAGTTAAGTTTCTCATAGGGAATTCCACATTATCAATTACGGATAAAGCAGGCAATAGGTTGAATGTTTGAAATATGAATCCTATATCTTCTGCACGCATTTTGGTTAGTTCTTTATCCTTCATAGAAGAAATTTCCTTACTTCCAATGTAGAGTTCACCGCTGGTGGGGGTGTCCAGCCCTCCAATCATGTTGAGGAGGGTTGATTTTCCTGAACCAGATGGACCCATTATGGACACAAATTCACCCTTATCTACCCTTATATTCAATCCTCGAAGCGCGTGAACTTCAGTACTATCCAATTTATAAGTTTTCCAAAGTTCTTTTCCTTTGACTAATTCTTCCATAGTAATCACATCATCTTCATGCCATTATTCATATCTCAAAGCATTTATGGGGCTGATACGAGTTGCTATATATGCAGGTAATAATCCACTGAATGTTCCAATGATAAACACTATCACCAAGACTTGGATGATGATTGGGGTGGGAATGTAGAAACTGAGGAAATTCACATCTCTTGCACCCATTAATAGTCCCAGCATATTGTAAGTGGGGGGCATGAGGATGATTCCAATAATTCCACCAATTAAACTCAAAATTAGTGATTCATAGATTATTAAAGCTAGAATTGATCGTTTTCTTGTTCCAATTGCCCGCATAGTTCCTATCTCTTTGGTTTTTTCCTTAACAGACATCATCATAACGATCATTATGATGATCACAGAAATCCCGAATATAAAGACACTAATCATATTAAAAAATATCCTTATCTGGCTCAAATTATCATCTAATGTTTTTTGGGTGTCATTCTGGGAATAAATTGAGTAACTTGGATACGCATTCTGTAAATCTATCTCAGCCACATCTATAGATTCTTTTGGCACGATTATAACCGTCGATATTAGGCCTGGCATTTCCGTGACAGATTGTGCGTGGGATAATTGCATTATAACAGAATTGTCTATAGTAAGAGGCCAACCAGTGCCCATCGGTTTCATAATCCCGATAACCTTATATTTGTTGTTTGACACGGTTATTGTACTACCTACAGTGGCATTGAAGTTTTCAGCTACTTGCGCTCCTATTATAACTGAGTTTTTACTTTCACCTACCAAAGAAGCTTTACCCTTCACTGTCACGTTTTCTATAAATGTTTCCTCCCTTCCAGGAGATAATCCAACGATCATGGTGTAACGGGAGAAATTATCAGTTTGTACAGGCATGAAAAGTGCTTTGGTACTTTTATCAGGGTTTACTTCGCTACGGTTCATTACTTCGTTTCCCAAGTTTTCGCTAATAATGCTTCCATGGGGTGGGAAACCTGTCCCATTTTTTTCGAAGTATAATTTTCCATGAACTGTTCCCAAGTCCCCTTCAAGGCCAGATTCCATTTCGTATAAAACCAAGTTAACTGTGCCTATTAGCAGAACACACACCATAACTCCAACGATACACATGGCGGCCCGCCCTTTCTTAGCTTTAATATCTTTTAAAGCTATATCTATCATTGTAATTCCCTGTAATATTTTTTTGATTTAAATAATTATTCTAGTTGAAACCATATGTAATCAAGGTATTTAATATTAATGCATAAATATCATAATAATAGTGGTGATGAGACCGAAAATTCTCAACAATCTCTAATCCTGATGATCTATTTGATATTGCAATTATTCTCATACTCTGAACACGTTCCTGACAAGAATAGGCTAATATTGTTAAAAACCAAAAATCGATCTATAACTTATTAAAGAAAATTAAAGTATACAAAATTAGACATTATATTTGGGGGGGTTCTGGATTAATGAATTTTCTTCACGAATAAAAGGAGTTCTATTCAGAGGCATATTACCCATTGAAAAGTCTAGATTGTGGCCTGAAATTATTGCCGGAATTGTAATGGCTGCAATATTCATCCCGGAGGTAATGGGTTATGCAAAGATCGCGGGAATGCCAATAATATCGGGAATATACACTATTTTAATTCCAATGGCTGTTTTTGCAATTTTCTGTTCCTCCCGACATCTTATTATAGGTGCAGACTCGGCCACTGCAGCTATAATGTTTGGGGTGCTGGTCACAGTAGCGGATCCAGGAAGCCCATCATATCTTTCAATGGCATATTTGATTGCAATTTTATGTGGTGTTTTTTTAATCATAGCCAGAGTTTTTAAATTGGGATTCATAGGAGATTTCCTCTCTCGAACTGCACTAGTGGGCTTCCTAACTGGGGTTGGCATACAAATAGCTATTGGCCAATTAGGAGGAATGTTCGGTTTAACCACCAGTGGAATAGACACCATCCCTAAAATCATATCATTTGTATCTCATTTATCCCAAACTAGCATCGCTACTTTAATTGTTTCCATAATAGTGCTTGGTTCTATTCTCATATCACGCCGAATTAATGTAAAAATTCCTGGAGCACTTATTGCGGTGGTGGGAACTATTACTGCCAGTTTTCTTTTTGATTTTTCCAAGTTCGGTGTTTCAGTGGTGGGTGCAGTTCCTAGTGGTTTTCCCAGCATAATCATGCCCACACTATCTCCTTTAGATTCATATGCATTTTTCACAGCGGTAGGTGCTTGTTTAATTGTGATATTGGCTCAAAGCGCTGCAACATCTCGGGCTTATAGTATCAAGTGTTCAGATGAGTTAGATGAGAATCAAGACATATTGGGGTTAGGATTATCTAATTTAGCGGCTGGTTTAACTGGTAGTTTTGTGGTAAATGGTAGTCCCACAAAGACTCAGATTGCAGTGTACTCTGGAGCACGTAGCCAACTAGCTACCCTGGTAACTGCAGCTATTGTGTTGCTAGTGGTTATGTTTTTAACCAAACCCCTTTCCCTTTTACCCACCGCAACCCTTGCAAGCATAGTATTTTTAATAGGTTTGGAAATGGTAGATATAACTGGATTAAAAGATATTTATCGTGAAGTGCCATCTGAATTCGTCTTAGCGCTCATAACACTCTTCACAGTTGTTATATTAGGCGTGTTATGGGGTATTGTAGTGTCTATAATTATTTCTCTCTTACTACATCTTAGTCACTCCTACCAACCCAATAACAGTATATTAATACGTAATAAGAAGGGAGAATGGCAGTTTGTTCCAATAACTTTTGGGAGATATACTCATAAAGGTTTAATCGTGTATCGATTCAACAGGGATCTCTACTATGCCAATGCTGAAAAACTAATGAACGAAGTAATTAACTTAGTGGAAACCTCAGAATATCCGGTGGAATGGCTAGTATTGGATTCCGGAGGATTTACTAGCATTGATTACACATCAATACAGATGTTAAAGGAATTAAAAAATCGATTGGATGATATGGATGTATTGTTAGTCATGACCACAGTTTTTCCTAGTTTAAAAGCTCAATTTGAACGTTCTGGATTTATACATGTACTTGGTGAGGAAAATTTGTATAAAGGAGTTAATGATGCTATTAAATCATTTGAAAATAAGAAAAAATAATTCTATATTTATCCTAATTGGTTGGAAGATAACCATTTACAAATTAAATTCACTGAATAAGCTGTTGCTCAAAAAAAAGAAGGTAATATAAATACTGGCAAGGTTTGACATTGACAGTATATTTCGTTTTATTTCTTGTGACGGGTAAAGTTTCATCCAGATTAAAATGAGGTTTGATTCTATTATAATTGAATCAAAGTCGTGGTTCGTTGTCTAAATCAACTTCACTATCTTCAAAATGTAGTTTCTTTTTTTTCACCCATACAAATCCATGATCTGGTGTGATTACAGCCACGTTTATAGGGCCACCCACTCCAGGCATGTCACCCGGGTCGGCATTAATACCATCGCTGAATCGTTGTATGGCGCTGGTGGTTTGTATCATTAAAGTGGCAAAGTCAATGGCATCTTGTAAGCTCATAGTCCCCCATTGGATGGCATATTCCAGCCCCCTTAACTGGGCTTGTATTTCTTGTTCGTTACGTTTTTGAATTGCTTCTTTCACAAATTCAATATTTTGAATTCGACCATCAAAACCTAAAACAATCCGGGCAGCAACATCCCCCTGGCCGATCCATGAACTCCCGTATTCCATGTTTGGTTTTTTACCGTCCCTGAGCTTCTGTACTGGGCCGGGTATGGTCACACTGTAAACTTTATGTGTTCCGTCTTGATTATAACCTGCCACTAAAAGTTCTATAGGGTCTGGTCTGGCGATTCCATTTTCAATAGTTCCCTGGGGTGTTCGAAAACTGAATTTCAGTAAAGGGCCTTCATCTTCCATTTGTAACATTGTACAGCCCTTAGACTTCAGATCATTCTGAATATTGAACTTAATTTGTTCTAATTGTTCCTTCCATTGGTATTTTTGGCTGAAGACGTGATTTAACTTTCGTGCAACGTCTTTCACTTCCATATTTTTAACTTTGGAATCCCGTCGGAACTCTTCAATGTACTGGCTCACATTTTTCTGCACACTCCCCTCTGGGAGGAAGGCCAGTCCGGTAATGCCCACACCAATCCTTCGGTTAATTTCGAATATTTTTATGGCATTTTCACTACCTATCCGGGCCATGCCTTTCATATTACGATAACTCTGTCTGCTGTCAGCAGCAAGGACTATTCCTTCAGGGGTGGTGGTGTTTATGACCAAAGACATGCATATCCATCTCGTTTAATTTATACATTTTTATTTTTTCCGGGAACAAATATAATTTCTTGCTTATCTGGTTTAAATATCCCATAATACTGCTTATCACACTATTAATGTAAATCAACCTTTTCATGGTTTTTTCACGTAATTTTCACAAATAGGCTGTTAGAAATTCCTTTTTTATTTACTGTTTTTTACAGTTTTCATGTTAAATTTTTGATAAATATGCATAAATTCTGTAAATTTGTAGGGCCTTCCCTAATGATGTGAGGTATAAAAAAGGAATTCTAGGAAGAGTCTTGTTCCTTCAAATTTTCCAATTTTTCGGTTTGTATTAAAGACCCTAAAACTCCCCCTACTGTGCTTATAACGATTTGAATTATTATATTGACAATATAGAATAGGAAAAGCATAGTGAAGTAATGACCATACCCTTGAAGGAACATCATGGATATTAAGACTGCATTGACCAGTATGCTGGAGATTAATCCTAATATTGCACCGTTTATAGCTCCAGTTTTCATGTTATTATTTACCATGAATCCGACTACGATTCCTGCAAATAAAAATGAGGGTAATAGGAAACTCACACCACTAATCACATCTCCAATGACATACATTGCTAATATGATACAAATACCAATTATTAGGGGGTTACGCTTGATAATTTCTGTATTCATCATTTTTTTCTCCTTTTTTTATTATATTTAAAATAATTCCCAAAACCTCAACAAAATGATAATTTTCTTGTCATAAATTGAGGGTTATTTCATGAAATATATCCTATTTTTTCAGATTTTCATCTATGTTACTATTTATGAACTAATATTTAAATAATTATGCCAAATTCGTTTCACTCATGCCTAAATCATGTTTAAGATAAACAATAGAACTAATTATAGTATTTTTTGATGTTGTCCATTTAGTTGGTAGCAAATTCTGTATTATTTTTTTATAACTATAAGTGATTTTTTTTTATTGTGATATTAAATCTTAATTTTCAATTTTGAAGTATTAAAATTAATATAAGGGTGAGACCAGATTAATAACGATTGATCAGCTGCAACCCAACTATTTGGTAGTTTTAAATATAAGTGGAACTAAACACTTTGAACTCATTCGCAACATCACCAACACCACAGTTTACTTGTCCGATCCTAACCTTGGGAACATTGAAATGAGTCGAAATAAATTTAACGAACTTTATATTGGAGTTGCTTTAATAATAAATGGACAGGCACCAGCTAACGCCACAATACTAAATGATGATGAATGAGGAACATCAAGGGGAGCTGGCATTGGGTACAAGACAGACATGAATATTGGGTACCTGGAAGATATGTGTTAGTTGGTTGGAGAAAAGTGACTCAAAGTTATACTACTTATATACCTTGGGTTAAGTGGGTTCCTACAAAA
This window encodes:
- a CDS encoding ABC transporter ATP-binding protein produces the protein MEELVKGKELWKTYKLDSTEVHALRGLNIRVDKGEFVSIMGPSGSGKSTLLNMIGGLDTPTSGELYIGSKEISSMKDKELTKMRAEDIGFIFQTFNLLPALSVIDNVEFPMRNLTNKNLDKSSRIQRAEECVDIVGLTPRMNYLPAKLSGGERQRVAIARALVNNPKFILADEPTGNLDSKATKNIINILHEVNEQGTTVIMVTHDLETTKDTKVMKIRDGVIES
- a CDS encoding FtsX-like permease family protein; translation: MIDIALKDIKAKKGRAAMCIVGVMVCVLLIGTVNLVLYEMESGLEGDLGTVHGKLYFEKNGTGFPPHGSIISENLGNEVMNRSEVNPDKSTKALFMPVQTDNFSRYTMIVGLSPGREETFIENVTVKGKASLVGESKNSVIIGAQVAENFNATVGSTITVSNNKYKVIGIMKPMGTGWPLTIDNSVIMQLSHAQSVTEMPGLISTVIIVPKESIDVAEIDLQNAYPSYSIYSQNDTQKTLDDNLSQIRIFFNMISVFIFGISVIIIMIVMMMSVKEKTKEIGTMRAIGTRKRSILALIIYESLILSLIGGIIGIILMPPTYNMLGLLMGARDVNFLSFYIPTPIIIQVLVIVFIIGTFSGLLPAYIATRISPINALRYE
- a CDS encoding SulP family inorganic anion transporter, with amino-acid sequence MGGFWINEFSSRIKGVLFRGILPIEKSRLWPEIIAGIVMAAIFIPEVMGYAKIAGMPIISGIYTILIPMAVFAIFCSSRHLIIGADSATAAIMFGVLVTVADPGSPSYLSMAYLIAILCGVFLIIARVFKLGFIGDFLSRTALVGFLTGVGIQIAIGQLGGMFGLTTSGIDTIPKIISFVSHLSQTSIATLIVSIIVLGSILISRRINVKIPGALIAVVGTITASFLFDFSKFGVSVVGAVPSGFPSIIMPTLSPLDSYAFFTAVGACLIVILAQSAATSRAYSIKCSDELDENQDILGLGLSNLAAGLTGSFVVNGSPTKTQIAVYSGARSQLATLVTAAIVLLVVMFLTKPLSLLPTATLASIVFLIGLEMVDITGLKDIYREVPSEFVLALITLFTVVILGVLWGIVVSIIISLLLHLSHSYQPNNSILIRNKKGEWQFVPITFGRYTHKGLIVYRFNRDLYYANAEKLMNEVINLVETSEYPVEWLVLDSGGFTSIDYTSIQMLKELKNRLDDMDVLLVMTTVFPSLKAQFERSGFIHVLGEENLYKGVNDAIKSFENKKK
- a CDS encoding DUF5518 domain-containing protein, whose protein sequence is MNTEIIKRNPLIIGICIILAMYVIGDVISGVSFLLPSFLFAGIVVGFMVNNNMKTGAINGAILGLISSILVNAVLISMMFLQGYGHYFTMLFLFYIVNIIIQIVISTVGGVLGSLIQTEKLENLKEQDSS
- a CDS encoding DNA lyase, which gives rise to MIEFYISSKKIKGPFNLPLTMESGQTSQPPWKKDNSQFQEILIIDGAPCLVNIGNEDQDQDIAVKIIAESPNSIPQKAIKNKVIEIFSLNDNLDKLYDFLSEDPKLSPTVDHCRGLRIFKAKNPFECVISSISSANCSILRWTRSIQNIKQKWGDSYHFSSGNFHTFPTPEILSNVPEHDLEEIQRYEGEIPGNFMFKNNLQACGVGYRAKYIINTAKMVQTDINLKKLAKMKYEKAFETVLELPGVGPKVADCILLYGFGMKQAFPADVWIKRIIEFLYFSKNDLKPQKVREFGMENYGDWAGYVQLYLFHYARTSGLLESLRGK